In Saimiri boliviensis isolate mSaiBol1 chromosome 12, mSaiBol1.pri, whole genome shotgun sequence, one genomic interval encodes:
- the FAM25A gene encoding protein FAM25A → MLGGLGKLAAEGLAHRTEKATEGAVHAVEEVVKEVVEHAKETGEKAIADAIKKAQESGDKKMKEVTETVTNTVTNAITHAAESLGKLGQ, encoded by the exons ATGCTGGGAGGCCTGGGGAAGCTGGCTGCTGAGGGCCTGGCCCACCGCACCGAGAAGGCCACCGAGGGAGCCG TTCATGCCGTGGAGGAGGTGGTGAAGGAAGTGGTGGAACATGCCAAGGAGACTGGAGAGAAAG CCATTGCTGACGCCATAAAGAAAGCCCAAGAGTCAGGGGACAAAAAGATGAAGGAAGTCACTGAGACAGTGACCAACACAGTGACAAATGCCATCACCCATGCAGCAGAGAGTCTGGGCAAACTTGGACAGTGA